The DNA sequence CAAAACTTTTCGTATTTTTATTACTCATAAACTAACCCTATCTATTTCTTTATTATATAGATGATTGCATAATTCAGATTTATGCATATTAGTAACTAATGCTTACGCAATTATCTATACGTGCCATACTGTTCCAGTTTAAAGGTTTACAGTCGAAAAAGCAACAAAAATATTATTCACCTATTGACATGGTAGGTGAATAGGGATATTATCTTTGTAGCATAATTTGGAAAGAGGGAGAAATACTATGGTCATCTCGTCAAAAGGACGGTATGCATTACGCGTTATGGTTTATCTGGCGGTAAATCATGATGGCAGTTTTATACCATTAAAAGAAATATCACAACACGAAGAGCTGTCACAGAAATATCTGGAAAGTATCACCCGGATGCTGTCAAAAGCACATCTGATCGAAGCGGCAAGCGGACATGGAGGTGGCTATCGTCTGACCAGAGAACCGGAGGAATACAGTGTGGGAGAGATCCTCAAGCTGACCGAAGGGACCCTTGCACCGGTATCCTGCCTGAAGGATGATTCAGTACCGTGTGACCGGTCGGAATTATGTTATACATTACCGATCTGGCAAGGACTTGCCGATCTGATCAATAATTATTTTGATAATATGACACTTGCCGATGTGGCAGGAAAAGCCGGACAAACAGTGAAAGAATAGATGAATATACAGGAGGCACGAATATGTCAGAGAAACAGTTATTAAATGTAAAGAATTTGTATGTAGATGTAGAGGAGAAGCAGATCCTTCATGGTGTAGATCTGTCAATCGGAAAAGGTGAGACACACGTTCTCATGGGACCAAACGGAACAGGTAAATCAACACTTGGCTATGCACTCATGGGAAATCCAAGATACACTATAAAGAGCGGAGAAATCTGGTTTCAGGGTAAAAATATTACAGAGGCTCCTGTCAATGAGCGGGCGAAAGCAGGAATCTTCCTGTCCTTCCAGAATCCATTAGAGGTTCCGGGTGTGACTTTAAGTTCATTTATCAGAAATGCATTGGAGCAGAAGACAGGAAAAAGACAGCGTTTATATGATTTCAAGAAAGAGCTGGAGCGTACAATGGAGATCCTTCAGATGGATCCATCCTATGCAGAGCGTGATCTGAATGTCGGATTTTCCGGTGGTGAGAAAAAGAAGGCAGAGATCTTACAGCTCCTGATGCTGAAGCCTTCACTTGCAATCCTTGATGAGACAGATTCCGGTCTGGACGTTGATGCTGTAAGAACAGTATCTGCCGGTATCGAAGAATACCAGAAGAATTGCAAGGGCAGTCTTCTGATCATTACCCATAGTACGAAGATTCTGGAGTCCTTATCTGTTGATCATACACACGTTATGGTAGAAGGTAAGATCATACAGACCGGTGATGCATCTCTGGTAGAGGAGATCAACCGGAATGGATTTGCAAAATATGAGAAGACAGAGCAGAATCAGTAGTCTTTGAAAGGAGCATCCGATAGATATGAAAGAAAAAACATATGTAGAAGACATAGACAGAAATATATATGACTTCAAAGATGATGAAAAAGATGCTTATAAGATCAAGGCAGGACTGACGCCAGAGATTGTTGAGCAGCTTTCGAAAGAGAAACATGATCCGGCATGGATGCAGACCTTCCGTCTGGAATCCCTGCAGATCTATAATAATATGGAAGTACCGGACTGGGGACCATCGATTGAAGGTCTGAATATGGACAACATCGTAACCTATGTCAGACCAAATACAAATATGAAAGCAAAATGGTCTGATGTGCCGGAAGATATCAAGAATACATTTGAACGACTGGGCATCCCACAGGCAGAGAGAAAATCTCTTGCAGGTGTCGGAGCACAGTATGATTCCGAGCTGGTATACCACAATGTCCGTCAGGAGGTAGCTGAAAAGGGTGTTGTATATACCGATATGGAGAGTGCATTAAATGGCGAATATGCAGATATGGTAAGAAAGCATTTTATGAAGCTGGTTCGTCCCAATGACCACAAGTTCGCAGCTCTTCATGGTGCGGTATGGTCAGGCGGCTCCTTTGTATATGTACCAAAGGGTGTATCCGTAGAGATCCCATTGCAGTCCTATTTCCGTCTGAATGCACCGGGAGCCGGACAGTTTGAACATACCCTTATCATAGTGGATGAGGGCGCGGATCTTCATTTCATCGAAGGTTGTTCTGCACCAAAATATAACGTGGCAAATCTCCATGCCGGGTGCGTGGAATTATTTGTCGGTAAGAATGCAAAGCTTCGTTATTCTACGATCGAGAACTGGTCAAAGAATATGTATAACCTGAATACAAAACGTGCAGTTGTAGAAGAAGGTGGAACGATCGAATGGGTTTCCGGTTCCTTCGGATCCCACGTATCCTATCTATATCCGATGAGTATCCTTAAGGGAAAGGGCGCGAAGATGGAATTTACCGGTATCACATTTGCCGGAAAAGGACAGAATCTGGATACCGGAGCAAAGGTCGTTCACAGTGCACCGGATACCAGTTCCTACATTAATACAAGATCTATTTCAAAGGATGGAGGTATCAGTACTTTCCGTTCTTCCGTTGTAGTAGCAAAGGAAGCAGAGAATTCCAAGGCAGCAGTATCCTGTCAGTCGCTGATGCTGGATTCTATCTCAAGATCTGATACGATCCCGGCGATGGATATTCGTACCAGAAAGGCAAATGTAGGACATGAGGCACAGATCGGCAGTATCAGTGATGATGCGGTATTCTATCTGATGTCCCGTGGTATGAGCGAGGAAGATGCCAGAGCTTGTATCGTCAGTGGATTTGCGGACAACGTATCAAAGGAGCTTCCGCTAGAATATGCTTTGGAAATGAACAATCTGATCCGTCTGGAAATGAAGGGCAGTATAGGTTAGGAGGAAATGAGCAATGGACAAGAAGACGATCAATATTAATAAACTTCCATCCAAAACATGGTACTGGCTTCATATGAATGATACAAAGGTTTCATGGAATCCTGATATAGCACCATGTAAGGTGACGGTAGAGGAAGCATTTGAGGATAAAGAGACAAACAGCCTGATATCCGGGGATGCGGCAGAATTTGCCACAGTTGAGAGTGGAGCAGGAAGAGAGGCTGATCCGATCTTTGCAGATGCGCAGACAGAAAAAACAGTTCTGACTGCTTCGGACAAAGACGCAAAGGCAACGATCCGTCTGGCTGTTGATGGAACGACAGCAGCGTCGGCGGCAGGTGCATGTTATCTGACGGCAGAAGAAGGTACGGATACAACCATAATTGAGACATTTACAAAGAAAAGTGCGCAGGCAGGTTCACTGGCATACCGTACGATGATACAGGCAAAGAAAGACAGCCGTGTTCGTCTGGTACAGGTATTTATGCAGGATGAAGAACAGACTCTGTTAAATGATATCGGTTGTGTCTGCGATGAAAATGCAAAGTTCGATATCCTTCAGATCTTTATCGGAAAAGGTGATCTCTATAACGGAATCCGTACAGATCTTAAGGGTACAGGAGCAGATACACAGGTCGAGATCGGCTACCTTGGACAGAAGACACAGAAGATTGATGTGAACCTGATCATAAATCACTTCGGTAAGAAGACGAATTGTGAGATCCAGGTAGATGGAACCTTAAAGGATGCAGCAGAGAAAGTATTTCGTGGAACGATCGATTTCAAGAACGGTGCATCCGAATCCACAGGTGCAGAGACAGAAAATGTACTCCTGCTTGGTGATGATGTGATCAATAAGACAATCCCGATCATTCTCTGTGCAGAGGAGGATGTAGAAGGTTCTCACGGTGCAACGATAGGTGAACTGGATGAGGAGACATTATTTTATTTTGAATCAAGAGGCATC is a window from the Lachnospiraceae bacterium GAM79 genome containing:
- a CDS encoding Rrf2 family transcriptional regulator, producing MVISSKGRYALRVMVYLAVNHDGSFIPLKEISQHEELSQKYLESITRMLSKAHLIEAASGHGGGYRLTREPEEYSVGEILKLTEGTLAPVSCLKDDSVPCDRSELCYTLPIWQGLADLINNYFDNMTLADVAGKAGQTVKE
- the sufC gene encoding Fe-S cluster assembly ATPase SufC yields the protein MSEKQLLNVKNLYVDVEEKQILHGVDLSIGKGETHVLMGPNGTGKSTLGYALMGNPRYTIKSGEIWFQGKNITEAPVNERAKAGIFLSFQNPLEVPGVTLSSFIRNALEQKTGKRQRLYDFKKELERTMEILQMDPSYAERDLNVGFSGGEKKKAEILQLLMLKPSLAILDETDSGLDVDAVRTVSAGIEEYQKNCKGSLLIITHSTKILESLSVDHTHVMVEGKIIQTGDASLVEEINRNGFAKYEKTEQNQ
- the sufB gene encoding Fe-S cluster assembly protein SufB; the encoded protein is MKEKTYVEDIDRNIYDFKDDEKDAYKIKAGLTPEIVEQLSKEKHDPAWMQTFRLESLQIYNNMEVPDWGPSIEGLNMDNIVTYVRPNTNMKAKWSDVPEDIKNTFERLGIPQAERKSLAGVGAQYDSELVYHNVRQEVAEKGVVYTDMESALNGEYADMVRKHFMKLVRPNDHKFAALHGAVWSGGSFVYVPKGVSVEIPLQSYFRLNAPGAGQFEHTLIIVDEGADLHFIEGCSAPKYNVANLHAGCVELFVGKNAKLRYSTIENWSKNMYNLNTKRAVVEEGGTIEWVSGSFGSHVSYLYPMSILKGKGAKMEFTGITFAGKGQNLDTGAKVVHSAPDTSSYINTRSISKDGGISTFRSSVVVAKEAENSKAAVSCQSLMLDSISRSDTIPAMDIRTRKANVGHEAQIGSISDDAVFYLMSRGMSEEDARACIVSGFADNVSKELPLEYALEMNNLIRLEMKGSIG
- a CDS encoding SufD family Fe-S cluster assembly protein — encoded protein: MDKKTININKLPSKTWYWLHMNDTKVSWNPDIAPCKVTVEEAFEDKETNSLISGDAAEFATVESGAGREADPIFADAQTEKTVLTASDKDAKATIRLAVDGTTAASAAGACYLTAEEGTDTTIIETFTKKSAQAGSLAYRTMIQAKKDSRVRLVQVFMQDEEQTLLNDIGCVCDENAKFDILQIFIGKGDLYNGIRTDLKGTGADTQVEIGYLGQKTQKIDVNLIINHFGKKTNCEIQVDGTLKDAAEKVFRGTIDFKNGASESTGAETENVLLLGDDVINKTIPIILCAEEDVEGSHGATIGELDEETLFYFESRGIDKEAAEDIMTHGKFEMLYRHIGDEQTQKLVEAQLAEVMADDREEL